ttgttttactcactgctttagcacactctgctaaccctgatgtccttgccgtgtctgaatcctggctcaggaaggccaccaaaaattcagagatttccatacccaactataacatcttccgtcaagacagaactgctaaagggggaggagttgcagtctactgcagagatagcctgcaaagtaatgtcatactttccaggtccatacccaaacagttcgaactactaattctgaaaattactctcttcagaaataagtccctcactgttgccgcctgctaccgaccccccctcagctcccagctgtgccctggacaccatttgtgaattgattgcccccccatctagcttcagagtttgttctgctaggtgacctaaactgggatatgcttaacaccccggcagtcctacaatctaagctagatgccctcaatctcacacaaatcgtcaaagaacccaccaggtacaaccctaactctgtaagcaagggcaccctcatagacgtcatcctgaccaactggccctccaaatacacctccgctgtcttcaaccaggatctcagcgaccactgcctcattgcctgtatccgctacggtgccgcagtcaaacgaccacccctcatcaccgtcaaacgctccctaaaacacttctgtgagcaggcctttctaatcgacctggcccgagtatcctggaaggacattgacctcatcccgtcagttgaggatgcctggtcattctttaagagtaacttcctcaccattttagataagcatgctccgttcaaaaaatgcagaactaagaacagatacagcccttggttcactccagacctgactgccctcgaccagcacaaaaacatcctgtggcggactgcaatagcatcgaacagtccccgcgatatgcaactgttcagggaagtcaggaaccaatacacgcagtcagtcaggaaagctaaggccagcttcttcaggcagaagtttgcatcctgtagctccaactccaaaaagttctgggacactgtgaagtccatggagaacaagagcacctcctcccagctgcccactgcacagaGGCtaggaacacggtcaccaccgacaaatccatgattatcgaaaacttcaacaagcatttctcaacggctggccatgctttccgcctggctactcctacctcggccaacagctccggcccccgcagctcctcgcccaagcctctccaggttctcctttacccaaatccagatagcagatgttctgaaagagctgcaaaacctggacccgtataaatcagctgggcttgacaatctggaccctctatttctgaaactatatgccgccattgtcgcaacccctattaccagcctgttcaacctctctttcatatcgtctgagatccccaaggactggaaagctgccgaagtcatccccttcttcaaaggggtgacaccctggacccaaactgttacagacctatatccattctgccctgcctatctaaggtcttcgaaagccaagtcaacaaacaggtcactgaccatctcgaatcccaccgtgccttctccgctatgcaatctggtttccgagccgatcacgggtgcacctcagccacactcaaggtactaaacgacatcataaccgccatcgataaaagacagtactgtgcagccgtcttcatcgaccttgccaaggctttcgactctgtcaatcaccatattcttatcggcagactcagtagcctcggtttttcggatgactgccttgcctggttcaccaattactttgcagacagagttcagtgtgtcaaatcggagggcatgttgtccggtcctctggcagtctctatgggggtgccacagggttcaattctcgggccgactcttttctctgtatatatcaatgatgttgctcttgctgcgggcgattccctgatccacctctacgcagacgacaccattgtatacactttcggcccgtcattggacactgtgctatctaacctccaatcgagcttcaatgccatactacactccttccgtggcctccaactgctcttaaacgctagtaaaaccaaatgcatgcttttcaaccgatcgctgcctgcacccgcatgcccgactagcatcaccacactggatggttccgaccttgaatatgtggacacctataagtacctaggtgtctggctagactgcaaactctccttccagactcatatcaaacatctccaatcgaaaatcaaatcaagaatcggctttcaattccgcaacaaagcctccttcactcacgctgccaagcttaccctagtaaaactgactatcctaccgatcctcgacttcggcgacgtcatctacaaaattgcttccaacactctactcagcaaactggatgcagtttatcacagtgccatccgttttgtcactaaagcaccttatactacccaccactgcgacttgtatgctctagtcggctggccctcgctacatattcgtcgccagacccactggcttcaggtcatgtacaaggccatgctaggcaaagctccgccttatctcagctcactggtcaagaTGGCAACTGGTCAAGATGGCAAGTCGCGTGGGTCCATTCtacatccgtagcacgcgctccagcaggtgtatctcattgatcatccctaaagccaacacctcattcggccgcctttcgttccagtactctgctgcctgtgactggaacgaattgcaaaaatcgctgaagttggagacttttatctccctcaccaacttcaaacatcagctagctgagcagctaactgatcgctgcagctgtacataatctattggtaaatagcacacccattttcacctacctcatccccacagtttttatttatttacttttctgctcttttgcacaccaatatctctacctgtacatgatcatctgatcatttatcactccagtgttaatctgcaatattgtaattattcgcctacctccttatgccttttgcacacattgtatatagacccccctttttttctctgtgttattgacttgttaattgtttactccatgtgtaactctgtgttgtctgttcacactgctatgctttatcttggccaggtcgcagttgcaaatgagaaccttttctcaactagcctacctggttaaataaaggtgaaataaaataaaataaaataaattaaatgagACGCTCAGTGTTGTATGTCCCAATTAGAGGTTTGTGTAACAGCCATCCATCAGAGGATATTGCTGCACACATTGTGATATTGGAACCCCTCTGGCCCAGGACATCCACTGAGGCTCTTTTCCCAATCACATTCCTTCCTCGCCACCGTGTTTTGGCCAAGTTGAAACCAGCCTCATCCACAAAGATGAATACGTGGGGTGTTTGCCTGGCTTCAATCTCCATGACTCTCTAAAATAAATCCACAAGACAACATAAGAGTTAGGATACTACGGTAGTTTACATTATACCTTAAAACACGCCATTGTGTGCCTCTGCCCTGTTTGGTTTTGTTCAAAACCAGTTCTATATTTTATAGTCATTTTACCTGGACTTATTGGTTCCTGAGTTGCTTGACTCGTTCAGAGTTCCTCTCAAAGGGACAGTGCGCAACTGCTTCATTCTGACTTGATGTTGTTTCAGGACTCTAGAATAGTTGTCATGCTTACATTGTCTGCCAACACTCTGTCCTGAATCTCTGTGAGTTTTATGCCATTGTTTCTGATGACCATATCAACGATTGCAGTTTcctgcatagcagtgaaaatcCTACCTCTCCCGCCTGTAGGAGGTAACCGTTGGGTCCtaagcagaaatacaaaaacaattacacacacGTAGGTTTGGAGGCTTTGCTCAATAGACTTCTGTAATGTGCAGTTCAGTCAGATGCCCTTGCAGAATGCACATGTTACCTGTTGTTTTGCTGGAAATTTCTCTGAATAGATGCCACTGTTGAGTGCTGCAGATTTGGCTGCATTCTCAGACCAGCCTCTCTCATTGATAGATCATGATATATTACATGATCATATATAGTAGCCCTAATCTCATCTCAGACTACAGCTCTTGATCTTCCTCTCGGTCTTCTTCCACCATGCATATgtacacctctccctctcccagccactcttcttcctctgtcagccacttcTCTATCTCTGGCTGGGTCCAtgtgtacattacagtacagcattATTCCTAAAATGTCCCCTTTTGTATAGATGGTAATGAAATGGAAAGACTAACACCTGGGTAGGTGTTCATCTACAATGGGAATCAGCTGTGGTTGGTCTAATTGTTTTGATAGAATTTCATTTTATAGATTTGGAAAATATTTCAATTCGCTATTACTGTAGAAATGTAGCAAATGTAAGTCTTACTCAATTTTGTGTAATTTTAGGTTTTGATTTtaagtttaacagttttgaaaagtgtatgtaaacatgtgCAAATTGGCCTGTAGGTACATAGACTTTTGGTGGTGGTTGTGTCTGAGTGAGAAAAGAGTTTATGAAAATTGAAAGATGTAGtcattgaatgcattttgtgCCAAAGCAATGAAAAATGATCCATAGTTTAGCCCACATAGACTGCTGTTATGCtcactgtgtgaagagttttgaaagAGTGACCTAAGTATTGAGAAATGGGTCCGAGcgattgtaaaaaactgtaagTTTGTGATGAAATGTGAATTGAAACTGTAAATAGttacaaaaaaataacaatacaaaTTGATTGCTACTGTAAATAGTAAAAATAGTCATTGAATGAAGACATAATAAAATATTTAATGAGGAAAAATTATAGAGAAATATTTAACATGCGAAACTCATGTTAAACaacatctggtgtgtgtgtgcgtgtgtgtgtgtgggcatgcgtatatgtgtgtgtgcgcgcccgtgtgtttgtgtgtgagctgAAGTCATCCTCTGAAAAGCTGGTCAGGTTCACACCATCAAATCATCTTCGTATATGCAGCAGAAAAGTCGACGGAAGAATCTCATGACTCTGCTTTTCTTTGGTTTAATGACCACAACATCTTctggaaaagagaaggagaagaacaaTCACAACAACAAAATAGCTTAAATTAGTTACAAATTAGTTAGTTATAAAACTGTCGTGTTAAAATAAAACAATAGCCAATACCTTATATTACAGAGGGAAATGAAAACCTGTCAAAGTGATCTGTGTTAATGTAACTCACCTGACTGGAGGTCAACTGGTTCATTCGTAACCTTAAGGTGGACTGGAATAGTGGCCaggggtgttgtgatgttgtCCACCTTAACTGGGGCATCAACCaggggtgttgtgatgttgtCCACCTTAGCTGGGGCATCAACCaggggtgttgtgatgttgtCTATCTTAACTGGGACATCAACCaggggtgttgtgatgttgtCCACCTTAACTGGGGCATCAACCaggggtgttgtgatgttgtCCACCTTAGCTGGGGCATCAACCaggggtgttgtgatgttgtCTATCTTAACTGGGACATCAACCaggggtgttgtgatgttgtCCACCTTAGCTGGGGCATCAACCaggggtgttgtgatgttgtCCACCTTAACTGGGGCATCAACCaggggtgttgtgatgttgtCCACCTTAGCTGGGTCATCAACCAggggtgttgttgtgttgtccaGCACTTTGTCATGGATAGTGGTCAAGGGCTTTTTGATGTCTGGAAGTGACAGGGGTTGAAGCAACTCCAACACCTTGACAGGGTTAGGGACAAATTTGTTGGCGATTGCCAGGTTCATGTCCACAGACTGAAagcaaaaatatgaaatatttaATATAGATATTATTTAACATAACATTTGCAACATTGCAGATGTtctatttcttttttttaaacaatttaccAATATTGacaacaatacatttttggatcaGAGACAACTGAATGAGTGGACTTTAATAAGATAAACACTTAAAACCATCGCTTACTCCATTGCTCCCTGAATCTTCAGCCTCGTCGACGTCTGCTGCTGAGAGGAACATCTTGGGGTACAATTTCTTTGCAAACAAGGTGGCCACCACTAAACATCTCTCCTCATCACATGTGAAGGCTTCAATCTCCAGGCACTGGGATGATGGGCACCTCTTCATGATAGTGAGGAACTCTGACTCAAGGTTGTCTGATGTAGGAGGGAGCCTCTCCAAGAATAGCAGGACCATTTGTTTCAGGATGATTTTCGTGCCAAAGCCCTGCATGGCATTAGCGGCGAAGCTTGGCGATGCGGTGCAGGATGTCAGGGCAAAGTCTGAGGGTGGAATGCAGGATGTCAGGGCAAAGCCTGAGGGTGGAATGCAGGGGGCTGGGGAAAAGCCTGGAGGTGGAATGCAGGGTCCTGGGGAAAAACCTGGAGGTGGAATGCAGGGTGCCGGGGCAAAGCCTGTTGGTGGCGGACAAAATTAAGATCAGTCTTACATAAAAACTAGAAGTGGCACTCTAGTGTCCTTTTCACCTCAGGTAACACCTGATGTACTTAACAAAAGTCACCTCTCAACAGGTGGTCTAGGTATGTCATGACATAGCACAAGTGTGGGGGTGGGCCATTTCTCTTTTGTTCTATATTGCTTCTTTATTGTTCCTCAAGAAAGGGGTGCGGCCGATGACTTCACGgatcaccatcagaccaacaccttGAATAGCCTGCTCCTTGAAGTTGGCAGTTGTCTCTAAGAAACTGTATTTTGCTAAAAACGTTTTCCCCTTGAGAGCAGTTGTcgccaaccttttctgagtcaaaatcactttctgagtcaagatcaatttctgagtcaaaatgcaagtccagatctaccgctcagattttttttaaacatgacttTAAAAAAAGTTAAACGATGCAACATGAACTATTTCTAAACtgttctgtagcaatgaggtttgttcAGTAGGTtgtaggcccaatacattatcactgcacaTGGGCTACGCTTGGATTGGCCTGCCAATGTTGATCTTTTCACACCGTGggtttaaataatatatatattttttttttgatagatgataacactggtaattagataatgtgttgtattatttGGGAGGCAAAGCTGAGTGAGCATAATAATTCACTTGAATTTTTTTACAggactgatggtcagtctgaggggagagaCAAGCAGTGAGGCTTGCCTCTCAACTTACTCCTCTGCACTCCAGCTGAGGGTGAAACTCAAGCAAGGCCCACTGCATTATTTCCACCTCATGCACCAATTCATttgatttgctctctgcgcctgccGGGTTCGCgttctaccttcagacacatgaaatggttcaaaatgtgAAAACTATGCCTTCCCGGcgctagggctgctgaatcaagtgctagggctgctgaatcaagtgcacctaccaccaacaaccTAGGGCTGCCACCAACAacactagggctgctgaatcaagtgcacctaccaccaacaacactagggctgctgaatcaagtgcacctaccaccaacaacacttgggctgctgaatcaagtgcacctaccaccaacagcatGAAAGTAACACAAAAAATAGGAACGTAAGGCtttattgttgttttttaaaacatttttggtgATTGACTAGAAATGCCTTGGTGATCGACCAGTCGATTGCGATTggccggttggtgaccactgctttagtgtgtgtactgtattcaTACTTGGTATATCTcttttcaacaggaaaagttcAACAATCTCTGGAGGACGTCTTTAACTTAATTACCAAACTGTCGAGTTATAAAACTTTAGCCAATAAGTTACATTACAGTAAAACATGATCACCTGTCAAAGTGATTGTGacagtgtaactcacctgactgAAGGACAAGTGTTTCATCCAAAACCTCAAGGTTGACTGGATTAGTGGtcaggggtgttgtgatgtctaCCACTTTGACAGGGTTAGGGGTCTCCGGGATCGCCAGGTTCAAGTCCACAGACTGAAAGCAACAAGGACACAATATTGACCAGAACATTTGCTGCATTTCATATCTCCTTTTTCTCAACATtgacatttatttgtatttttatcagAGATAATTTAATGAGTGGACATTCATAAAGATAAACACTTGAAATCATTGCTTACTCCATTGCTGCCTGAATCTTCAGCCTTGTCGAAGTCTGCTGCTGAGGGGAGCATCTTGGGGCACATCTTCATTGCAAACAATTTGGCCACCACTAAACATCTCTCCTCATCACATGTGAAGGCTTCGATCCCCAGGCACTGGGATGATGGGTACCTCTTCATATACTCCCAGTAGAAGGTGTAAGCCCAGTACTGCATACTGTCAGAGTCGGTACACTTCTCCAGCTCCTCATTAACGATGTTGCGGAATCTGGCAGTGATGCTTTGAAACAGCGTGCAGATACGATCGGTGATAGTCAGGAACTCTGACTCAAGGTCCTCTGACGCAGGAGGGAGCCTCTCCAAGAATAGCAGGACAATTTGTTTCAGGATGACTTTCGTGCCAAAGCCCTGTGTGGCATTTGCGGCAAAGCTTGGCGACGAGGTGCAGGCTGCCAGGGCAAAGCCTGGGGGTGGAATGAAGGGTGCTGGGGAAAATTCTGTTGGTGGGGTGCAGGGTGCCGGGGAAAAGCCTGGTGGTGGGGTGCAGTGTGCCGTGGAAAAGCCTGATGGTGGCGGACAAAGTGAAGATCAGTCTATTGTTGGGTTTTTTACAAACATGTTTAGTgattgactaggaatgccttggagatcgaccagTCGATTGCGATTGGCCGGTTGGTGACCTCTGCTTTAGTGTGTGTACTTTACTGGATTTATACTTGTGATATCTcttttcaacaggaaaagttTAACAATCTCTGGAGGACGTCTTTAACTTAATTACCAAACTGTCTAGTTATAAAACTTTAGCCAATAAGTTACATTACAGTGAAAAATGATCACCTGCCAAAGTGATTGTGacagtgtaactcacctgactgAAGGACAAGTGTTTCATCCAAAACCTCAAGGTTGACTGGATTAGTGGtcaggggtgttgtgatgtctaCCACTTTGACAGGGTTAGGGGTCTCTGGGATCGCCAGGTTCAAGTCCACAGACTGAAAGCAACAAGGACACAATATTTAACAGAACATTTCCTACATTTCATATCTCCTttttcacaacattgacatttatttgtatttttatcagAGATAATTTAATGAGCAGACTTTCATAAAGATAAACACTTGAAATTATCGCTTACTCCATTGCTGCCTGAATCTTCAGCCTCGTTGAAGTCTGCTGCTGAGGGGAGCATCTTGGGGCACATCTTCTTTGCAAACATTTTGGCCACCACTAAACATCTCTCCTCATCACATGTGAAGGCTTCAATCCCCAGGCACTGGGATGATGGGTACCTCTTCATATACTCCCAGTAGAAGGTGTAAGCCCAGTACTTCTTACTGTCAGAGTCGGTACACTTCTCCAGCTCCTCATTAACGATGTTGCGGAATCTGGCAGTGATGCTTTGAAACAGCGTGCAGATACGATCGGTGATAGTCAGGAACTCTGACTCAAGGTCCTCTGACGAAGGAGGGAGCCTCTCCAAGAATAGCAGGACCATTTGTTTCAGGATGACTTTGGTGCCAAAGCCCTGCATGGCATTAGCGACAAAGCTTGGCGACGAGGTGTAGGTTGCCAGGGCAAAGCCTGGAGGTGGAATGCAGGGTGTTGGGGCAAATTCAGGTGGTGGGGTGCAGGGTGCCGGGGAAAAGCCTGGTGGTGGCGGACAAAGTGAAGATCAATCTTACATAAAAACTTTAAGGCTTTATTGTTGGGTTTTTTACATACATGTTTGGTGATTGACTagaaatgccttggagatcgaccagTCGACTGCGAATGGCCAGATGGTGACCACTGCTTTAGTGTGTATACTTTACTAtatttatacttgggatatctcttttcaacaggaaaagttcAACAATCTCTGGAGGACGTATTTAACTTAATTACCAAACTGTCTAGTTATAAAACTTGAGCCAGTAAGTTACATTACAGTGAAAAATGATCACCTGTCAAAGTGATTGTGacagtgtaactcacctgactgAAGGACAAGTGTTTCATCCAAAACCTCAAGGTGGACTGGATTAGTGGTCAGGGGTGTTGTGTTGTCTACCACTTTGACAGGGTTAGGGGTCTCTGGGATCGCCAGGTTCAAGTCCACAGACTGAAAGCAACAAGGACACAATATTTAACAGAACATTTGTTACATTTCATATCTCCTCTTTACCTCTTTATTTTTATCAGAGAAAATTGAATGAGTGGACTTTCATAAGGATAAACACTTGTGATTGTTGCTTACCCCACTGCTCCCTACTTCATCCACATTAAAGTCTTCCACTGAGAGGAGCATCTCCAGCTGGAGATTGTTCAGCAATATTCTGCCGATTATGTTGGCCACCACTAAAAATCTCTCCTCATCAAATGAGAAGGCTTCAATCCCCTGGGGTGATGGGTACATCTTCATGTACTCGCAGTAGAAAGTGTCAGCCCAGATGCTCTTACTATAAGAGTCGATACACTTCTCCAGCTCCTTGTTGACGATGTTGTTGGATCTGGCAGTGATGCTCTGAATTAGAGTGCAGATATGATCTGCGATAGTGAGTGGTGGGTGGCAAGATGCCGGGGGAAAGCCTGGTGGTGGGGAGCATGACGCCGGGATAAAGCCTGATCGTGGGGGGCAGGATGCCTGGGCAAAGCCTGGTGGTGGGGGAGCAATGCCTGGGCAAAGCCTGGTGGTGGGGGGCACTTTCCCGGGGCAAAGCCTGGTGGTGGGGGGCATGATAGAGGGGCAAGGCCTGGTGTTGGGGGGCATGATGCCTGGGAAAATCCTGGTGGTGGGGGGCAGGATAGAGGGGCAAAGCCTGGTGGTGGGGGGAAGGATAGAAGGGCAAAGCCTGGTGGTGGGGGGCATGATAGAGGGGCAAAGAATGGTGGTGGGGGGCATGATAGAGGGGCAAAGCCTGGTGGTGGGGGGCATGATAGAGGGGCAAAGCCTGGTGGTGGGGGACATGATGCCGGGGAAAAGCCTGCTGGGAGTGGGCATGATGCCGGGGCAAAGACTGGTGGTAGGGTGCAGGATGCAAGGGCAAAGCCTGGTGGTGGCTGGCAGGATGCCTGGGCAAAGCCTGGTGGTGGGGGGCAGGATAGATGGGCAAAGCCTGGTGGTGGGGGGCATGATAGAGGGGCAAGGCCTGGTGTTGGGGGGCATGATGCCTGGGAAAATCCTGGTGGTGGGGTGCAGGATAGAGGGGCAAAGCCTGGTGGTggggggaaggatagaggggcaaAGCCTGGTGGTGGGGGACATGATGCCGGGGAAAAGCCTGCTGGGAGTGGGCATGATGCCAGGGCAAAGACTGGTGGTAGGGTGCAGGATGCTGGGGCAAAGCCCGGTGGTGGGATGCAGGATGCAGTGGCAAAGCCTGGGGGTAATATGCATGGTGCCGGGGCAAAGCCTGCAGGTGGAATACAGGGTGCTGAGTGTTTTACCACAACATTCCCTTGAAATTAGAAGGAGAAAATCTATCTCATACAAACACAACTTATTGCGAAACTGTCTAGTTTCAAAACATTAGCTAATAAGTTATATTACAGTAAGACATGGACACCTGTCAAATTGATCCGTGTCAATTTAACTCACCTGACTGGAGGTCAACTGGAGTCGTGGTCATGTTTGTTGTGATGTTGTCCACTTTGACGGGGTTAGTGATTAGGGGTGCTGTGACAGACTGAAAGCAACAAGGACATCATACTTAAGGTAATATTTGCGACATTGCAAATCTTCTttttatcaacaacaacaacaacaaaaatgcttTGTATGAGTGGACTTTCATAAAGATAAACACTTGTAATCATTGCTCACCTCACTGCTCCCTGAAGCTAGTGTCCCTTCATCCACGTCCTTCAGCTTTACCAGCTCCTCGACCACATGGTGAACCATGTGCCTCGTTAGCATGGTGGCCCTGGCAGATGTTGCCAACTTTAGTACCAGCTCCGTGCCAGTATAGTAATGAAGATGAGTATGGATATTTGTCACCATCTCAAGGATCTGGTACCAGCCAATGTGCCAGTTGGCCTTGCTCCCTTTCTTTGTGACTTTGACCCCACACAGTGACAGCTGGTGGATTATGTCGTTTATGAGGGGCCAGTAATGAAGGTTGATGTCTTCCTCTAGGTGGCCTTCGAAGACTACATAAACTATCATGCCAATGATGTTCCTCAGGAGCTCCGAGGAGATTACCAGCTGGTCAGGGCACTTTGGACGAACCTCGCTTGCCTTGGGCTCTGATAGCCAGCTGCGGATAGAGCTTAATGGAATGTAGTCAGCAGGAGCTTCAAACAGCCTCTGGACTTTGGTGCTCACAGCTTCAATGATGGTGCTGATCAAGGTGGAACTTTGGGTGAAAAGAGCTCTCCTAAGGTCCTCAGGGCTGTTTAGGCACTGGATCTTACGGTTGAGTGAGTGGACCATCCTGACACCAGTGGAACGGGAGTAGTAGACTTGAGCGACAGGAGGAGCCTTCAGAACTCTAGAGAGGTTCTCCACTACTGCCAGCACTATGGTGACACTCATGTCACTCAGGGCCATGGAGGACCGGTCACAGGGGCTTTCCATCTGGCAGGACCAGAGGGCCTGGAGCAGCCTGGACACGATGTCCACCACCACCTTAGAGGGACAGCACAGCTCAGAGTACGGCTGGAAGGCCAGGCTCTGGGAAATGCTCTTTCGAGCTCTTACAA
This genomic window from Oncorhynchus gorbuscha isolate QuinsamMale2020 ecotype Even-year linkage group LG07, OgorEven_v1.0, whole genome shotgun sequence contains:
- the LOC124039243 gene encoding uncharacterized protein LOC124039243, yielding MHITPRLCHCILHPTTGLCPSILHPTTSLCPGIMPTPSRLFPGIMSPTTRLCPSILPPTTRLCPSILHPTTRIFPGIMPPNTRPCPSIMPPTTRLCPSILPPTTRLCPGILPATTRLCPCILHPTTSLCPGIMPTPSRLFPGIMSPTTRLCPSIMPPTTRLCPSIMPPTTILCPSIMPPTTRLCPSILPPTTRLCPSILPPTTRIFPGIMPPNTRPCPSIMPPTTRLCPGKVPPTTRLCPGIAPPPPGFAQASCPPRSGFIPASCSPPPGFPPASCHPPLTIADHICTLIQSITARSNNIVNKELEKCIDSYSKSIWADTFYCEYMKMYPSPQGIEAFSFDEERFLVVANIIGRILLNNLQLEMLLSVEDFNVDEVGSSGSVDLNLAIPETPNPVKVVDNTTPLTTNPVHLEVLDETLVLQSGFSPAPCTPPPEFAPTPCIPPPGFALATYTSSPSFVANAMQGFGTKVILKQMVLLFLERLPPSSEDLESEFLTITDRICTLFQSITARFRNIVNEELEKCTDSDSKKYWAYTFYWEYMKRYPSSQCLGIEAFTCDEERCLVVAKMFAKKMCPKMLPSAADFNEAEDSGSNGSVDLNLAIPETPNPVKVVDITTPLTTNPVNLEVLDETLVLQSGFSTAHCTPPPGFSPAPCTPPTEFSPAPFIPPPGFALAACTSSPSFAANATQGFGTKVILKQIVLLFLERLPPASEDLESEFLTITDRICTLFQSITARFRNIVNEELEKCTDSDSMQYWAYTFYWEYMKRYPSSQCLGIEAFTCDEERCLVVAKLFAMKMCPKMLPSAADFDKAEDSGSNGSVDLNLAIPETPNPVKVVDITTPLTTNPVNLEVLDETLVLQSGFAPAPCIPPPGFSPGPCIPPPGFSPAPCIPPSGFALTSCIPPSDFALTSCTASPSFAANAMQGFGTKIILKQMVLLFLERLPPTSDNLESEFLTIMKRCPSSQCLEIEAFTCDEERCLVVATLFAKKLYPKMFLSAADVDEAEDSGSNGSVDMNLAIANKFVPNPVKVLELLQPLSLPDIKKPLTTIHDKVLDNTTTPLVDDPAKVDNITTPLVDAPVKVDNITTPLVDAPAKVDNITTPLVDVPVKIDNITTPLVDAPAKVDNITTPLVDAPVKVDNITTPLVDVPVKIDNITTPLVDAPAKVDNITTPLVDAPVKVDNITTPLATIPVHLKVTNEPVDLQSEDVVVIKPKKSRVMRFFRRLFCCIYEDDLMV